A stretch of Oreochromis aureus strain Israel breed Guangdong linkage group 11, ZZ_aureus, whole genome shotgun sequence DNA encodes these proteins:
- the psenen gene encoding gamma-secretase subunit PEN-2 — protein MNLERLPNEEKLSLCRKYYLGGFAFLPFLWLVNVVWFFREAFLKPSYTEQLQIKAYVKRSALGLLLWVAVLTTWITIYQHFRAEWGEVGDYLSFTIPLGIP, from the exons ATGAACCTGGAGCGACTGCCCAATGAGGAGAAGCTCAGCCTTTGCCGAAAATATTATCTTG GTGGCTTTGCATTTCTCCCCTTCCTGTGGCTTGTCaatgttgtttggttttttcgGGAGGCCTTTTTAAAGCCATCCTACACTGAACAGCTACAGATAAAAGCAT ATGTGAAGCGTTCAGCGCTAGGGTTACTGTTATGGGTAGCAGTGCTCACCACGTGGATCACCATATACCAGCACTTCAGAGCAGAGTGGGGGGAGGTGGGAGATTACCTCTCCTTTACCATTCCCCTAGGTATCCcttga